The following proteins come from a genomic window of Miscanthus floridulus cultivar M001 chromosome 2, ASM1932011v1, whole genome shotgun sequence:
- the LOC136532743 gene encoding phytochrome B, with protein sequence MASGSRATPTRSPSSARPEAPRHAHHHHHHHSQSSGGSTSRAGGGGGGGGGGGAAATATATESVSKAVAQYTLDARLHAVFEQSGASGRSFDYSQSLRAPPTPSSEQQIAAYLSRIQRGGHIQPFGCTLAVADDSSFCLLAFSENAADLLDLSPHHSVPSLDSAAPPPVSLGADARLLFSPSSAVLLERAFAAREISLLNPLWIHSRVSSKQFYAILHRIDVGVVIDLEPARTEDPALSIAGAVQSQKLAVRAISRLQALPGGDVKLLCDTVVEHVRELTGYDRVMVYRFHEDEHGEVVAESRRDNLEPYLGLHYPATDIPQASRFLFRQNRVRMIADCHATPVRVIQDPGLSQPLCLVGSTLRAPHGCHAQYMANMGSIASLVMAVIISSGGDDEQTGRGGISSAMKLWGLVVCHHTSPRCIPFPLRYACEFLMQAFGLQLNMELQLAHQLSEKHILRTQTLLCDMLLRDSPTGIVTQSPSIMDLVKCDGAALYYHGKYYPLGVTPTESQIKDIIEWLTVCHGDSTGLSTDSLTDAGYLGAAALGDAVCGMAVAYITPSDYLFWFRSHTAKEIKWGGAKHHPEDKDDGQRMHPRSSFKAFLEVVKSRSLPWENAEMDAIHSLQLILRDSFRDAAEGTSNSKAIVNGQVQLGELELRGINELSSVAREMVRLIETATVPIFAVDTDGCINGWNAKIAELTGLSVEEAMGKSLVNDLIFKESEEIAEKLLSRALRGEEDKNVEIKLKTFGSEQSKGAIFVIVNACSSRDYTQNIVGVCFVGQDVTGQKVVMDKFINIQGDYKAIVHNPNPLIPPIFASDENTSCSEWNTAMEKLTGWSRGEVVGKFLIGEVFGNFCRLKGPDALTEFMVVIHNAIGGQDYEKFPFSFFDKNGKYVQALLTANTRSKMDGKSIGAFCFLQIASAEIQQAFEIQRQQEKKCYARMKELAYICQEIKNPLSGIRFTNSLLQMTDLNDDQRQFLETCSACEKQMSKIVKDASLQSIEDGSLVLEKSEFSLGDVMNAVVSQAMLLLRERDLQLIRDIPDEIKDASAYGDQFRIQQVLADFLLSMVRSAPSENGWVEIQVRPNVKQNSDGTDTEIFIFRFACPGEGLPADIVQDMFSNSQWSTQEGVGLSTCRKILKLMGGEVQYIRESERSFFLIVLELPQPRPAAGREIS encoded by the exons ATGGCGTCGGGCAGCCGCGCCACGCCCACGCGCTCCCCCTCCTCCGCGCGACCCGAGGCGCCGCGTCacgcgcaccaccaccaccaccaccactcgcAGTCGTCGGGCGGGAGCACGTCCCGCGCGggcgggggagggggaggaggaggtggcgggggcgccgcggccacggccacggccacggagTCGGTCTCCAAGGCCGTGGCGCAGTACACCCTAGACGCGCGGCTCCACGCGGTGTTCGAGCAATCGGGCGCGTCGGGCCGCAGCTTCGACTACTCCCAGTCGCTGCGCGCGCCGCCCACGCCGTCCTCCGAGCAGCAGATCGCCGCCTACCTCTCCCGCATCCAGCGCGGCGGCCACATCCAGCCCTTCGGCTGCACGCTCGCCGTCGCCGACGACTCCTCCTTCTGCCTCCTCGCCTTCTCCGAGAACGCCGCCGACCTGCTCGACCTGTCTCCGCACCACTCCGTTCCCTCGCTCGACTCCGCGGCGCCGCCCCCCGTTTCCCTGGGTGCCGACGCGCGCCTCCTCTTCTCCCCCTCGTCCGCGGTCCTCCTGGAGCGCGCCTTCGCCGCGCGCGAGATCTCGCTGCTCAACCCGCTATGGATCCACTCCAGGGTCTCCTCCAAGCAGTTCTACGCCATCCTCCACCGCATCGACGTCGGCGTCGTCATCGACCTCGAGCCCGCCCGCACCGAGGACCCTGCTCTCTCCATCGCCGGCGCAGTCCAGTCCCAGAAACTCGCGGTCCGCGCCATCTCCCGCCTCCAGGCGCTACCCGGCGGGGACGTCAAGCTCCTCTGCGACACAGTCGTGGAGCATGTTCGCGAGCTCACGGGTTACGACCGTGTCATGGTGTACAGGTTCCATGAAGACGAGCACGGGGAAGTTGTCGCAGAGAGCCGGCGCGATAACCTTGAGCCTTACCTCGGATTGCATTATCCTGCCACAGATATCCCTCAGGCGTCACGCTTCCTGTTCCGGCAGAACCGTGTGCGAATGATTGCCGATTGCCATGCCACTCCGGTGAGAGTCATACAAGATCCTGGGCTGTCGCAGCCTCTGTGTTTGGTAGGCTCCACGCTACGCGCTCCACACGGGTGCCATGCGCAGTACATGGCGAACATGGGGTCAATTGCGTCGCTTGTTATGGCAGTCATCATTAGCAGCGGTGGTGACGACGAGCAAACAGGTCGGGGTGGCATCTCCTCGGCAATGAAGTTGTGGGGGTTAGTGGTGTGCCACCATACATCACCACGGTGTATCCCTTTTCCATTGAGGTATGCTTGCGAGTTTCTCATGCAGGCATTTGGGCTACAGCTCAACATGGAATTGCAGCTTGCGCACCAGCTGTCAGAGAAGCACATTTTGCGAACTCAGACGCTACTGTGTGACATGCTACTGCGAGATTCACCAACTGGCATCGTGACGCAGAGCCCCAGCATCATGGACCTTGTGAAGTGCGATGGGGCTGCACTGTATTATCATGGGAAGTACTATCCATTGGGTGTCACTCCCACTGAGTCTCAGATTAAGGATATCATCGAGTGGTTGACAGTGTGTCATGGGGACTCAACAGGGCTCAGCACAGATAGCCTGACTGATGCAGGCTACCTTGGTGCTGCTGCATTAGGGGATGCTGTGTGTGGAATGGCGGTGGCTTATATTACACCGAGTGATTACTTGTTTTGGTTTCGATCACACACAGCTAAAGAGATCAAATGGGGTGGCGCAAAGCATCACCCTGAGGATAAGGATGATGGTCAGAGGATGCACCCAcggtcatcattcaaggcatttCTTGAAGTGGTTAAAAGCAGAAGCCTACCATGGGAGAATGCAGAAATGGACGCGATACATTCCTTGCAGCTCATATTGCGTGACTCCTTCAGAGATGCTGCAGAGGGCACTAGCAACTCAAAAGCCATTGTCAATGGACAAGTTCAGCTTGGGGAGCTAGAATTGCGGGGGATAAATGAGCTTAGCTCCGTAGCAAGAGAGATGGTTCGGTTGATAGAGACAGCGACAGTACCCATATTTGCAGTAGATACTGATGGATGTATAAATGGGTGGAATGCAAAAATTGCCGAGTTGACAGGCCTTTCAGTTGAGGAGGCAATGGGCAAATCTCTGGTAAATGATCTTATCTTCAAGGAATCTGAGGAGATAGCCGAAAAGCTACTCTCGCGAGCTTTAAGAG GTGAGGAAGACAAAAATGTGGAGATAAAGCTGAAGACATTTGGGTCAGAGCAATCTAAGGGAGCAATATTTGTTATTGTCAATGCTTGTTCCAGTAGAGATTACACACAAAATATTGTTGGTGTCTGTTTTGTTGGACAAGACGTCACAGGACAAAAGGTGGTCATGGATAAATTTATCAACATACAAGGGGACTACAAAGCTATTGTACACAATCCTAATCCTCTGATACCCCCAATTTTTGCATCAGATGAGAACACTTCTTGTTCAGAATGGAACACAGCCATGGAAAAACTTACAGGATGGTCGAGAGGTGAAGTTGTTGGTAAGTTTCTTATTGGAGAGGTGTTTGGAAATTTTTGTCGACTCAAGGGCCCAGATGCATTGACAGAGTTCATGGTTGTCATTCACAATGCCATAGGAGGGCAGGATTATGAGAAGTTCCCTTTTTCATTTTTCGACAAGAATGGAAAGTATGTGCAGGCCTTATTGACCGCCAATACAAGGAGCAAAATGGATGGTAAATCCATTGGcgccttttgtttcttgcagaTTGCAAGCGCTGAAATACAGCAAGCCTTTGAGATTCAGAGACAACAAGAAAAGAAGTGTTATGCAAGGATGAAAGAATTGGCCTATATTTGCCAGGAGATAAAGAATCCTCTTAGTGGCATCCGATTTACCAACTCTCTGTTGCAAATGACTGATTTAAATGATGATCAGAGGCAGTTCCTTGAAACTTGCTCTGCTTGTGAGAAACAGATGTCCAAGATTGTTAAGGACGCCAGTCTCCAAAGTATTGAGGATGG CTCTTTGGTACTTGAGAAAAGTGAGTTTTCTCTTGGAGACGTTATGAATGCTGTTGTCAGCCAAGCAATGTTATTGTTGAGAGAGAGGGATTTACAACTTATTCGGGATATCCCTGATGAAATCAAGGATGCATCAGCATATGGTGATCAATTTAGAATTCAACAAGTTTTGGCTGACTTCCTGCTAAGCATGGTGCGGTCTGCTCCATCCGAGAATGGCTGGGTAGAAATACAAGTCAGACCAAATGTAAAACAGAATTCTGATGGAACAGATACAGAGATTTTCATCTTCAG GTTTGCCTGCCCTGGTGAGGGCCTCCCTGCTGACATTGTCCAGGATATGTTCAGCAATTCCCAATGGTCTACCCAAGAAGGCGTAGGACTAAGCACATGCAGGAAGATCCTCAAATTGATGGGCGGTGAGGTCCAATACATCAGGGAGTCAGAGCGGAGTTTCTTCCTCATCGTCCTTGAGCTGCCCCAGCCTCGTCCAGCAGCTGGTAGAGAAATCAGCTGA